In Trichoderma atroviride chromosome 2, complete sequence, one DNA window encodes the following:
- a CDS encoding uncharacterized protein (EggNog:ENOG41) — protein MTMTLDAPQQQRFGPVMNFDYPPHGQQPAFSNPWSSSPSASQTAAVSGSSLYVGGPAPPPLSHSLVAKPHTARAPLSSGPPLPSYGSLPVATSGADLLSMNRLQTSSAAYADATYATTASPVHGHFAPHSASAYDTMGYAPAHVRPAFGALGHESDASRRFSQHVHTDDRRGFAEALDASHGMLAMSQETPRNIYGRDRSSVDSYGFPSTHSTSSSVSSSGGFGSYYGDSVSDYSTAGSDIESVSSRTLPRPQGMMSSSVPPAPQSMMGQFSSKVSSSTQKKHKCKVCDKRFTRPSSLQTHMYSHTGEKPFACEVEGCGRHFSVVSNLRRHRKVHRGDARSEAGSEDHHSD, from the exons ATGACCATGACGCTGGACGCACCCCAACAGCAGCGATTTGGGCCCGTTATGAACTTTGACTACCCTCCTCACGGCCAGCAACCGGCCTTTTCAAATCCGTGGTCCTCATCACCTTCTGCCTCACAGACCGCCGCAGTATCAGGAAGCAGTCTCTACGTTGGCGGACCGGCGCCACCTCCTCTCAGTCACAGTCTCGTGGCCAAGCCTCACACCGCTCGCGCTCCCCTCTCCAGCGGACCTCCTTTACCATCCTACGGCTCATTGCCCGTCGCCACATCTGGAGCTG ATCTTCTCAGCATGAACCGCCTTCAGACCTCTTCTGCTGCCTATGCAGATGCCACCTACGCCACGACAGCCTCTCCCGTCCACGGCCACTTTGCACCTCATTCAGCTTCTGCATACGACACCATGGGCTATGCCCCGGCCCATGTACGACCTGCATTTGGTGCCCTCGGCCACGAATCAGATGCCTCGCGCAGATTTTCTCAACA CGTCCATACTGATGACCGAAGAGGCTTTGCTGAAGCTCTTGATGCCAGCCACGGCATGCTTGCCATGAGCCAAGAGACACCCAGAAACATCTATGGCCGCGACCGATCTTCTGTAGACTCATATGGCTTCCCGTCAACTCATTCGACCAGCTCCTCCGTCTCGTCATCTGGCGGCTTCGGCTCCTACTATGGCGACTCCGTCTCTGACTACTCTACTGCCGGCTCAGATATCGAGTCTGTTAGCTCGAGAACACTGCCTCGACCTCAGGGCATGATGTCCTCCTCAGTCCCTCCTGCACCCCAATCCATGATGGGCCAGTTCAGCTCCAAGGTCTCATCTAGCAcacagaagaagcacaagtGCAAGGTTTGTGACAAGCGTTTCACACGACCAAGCTCTCTGCAGACTCACATGTACAGCCATACTGGCGAAAAGC CATTCGCCTGCGAAGTTGAGGGCTGTGGTCGCCACTTCTCAGTCGTCTCAAACCTTCGACGCCACCGAAAAGTCCACAGAGGCGACGCCCGATCTGAGGCTGGTTCAGAAGACCACCACTCAGATTAA
- a CDS encoding uncharacterized protein (EggNog:ENOG41~TransMembrane:1 (n8-21c29/30o689-716i)), whose translation MARARPEVALTLPASCRLALFSQTSLLQSSKPTTLINMIKFISATLKRRRIHSSQKSHLPPLDGQDLSEMTFVAQKVGFTLLNSTGNLNGLFDFDPSKTKISADSLDDSPVNQLGASFDQNTGVNSLATSGNVTFIGGNFTSDAHQNFVAIDTSGKIMDINGGLNGQVLDMYLQDTQLFVGGDFTNLRTKGRSGLNHVAVYDTKSQAWNPLGAGVNGRVEQVVAFQVNISTVTENAIALTGSFTECGAFGNFEAVSVDGFAVWMLSEGNWLQNLQGENPDFGGMLTASQLNLTSGSSLFAGSMESSQLGANGAVTLSDKGIGHFPVDIQPRVQSSSNKRRRDLSPEPTSGVLTGTFYTGNSSNITVLAGHFSAQSPNGTTINNLVLVDGSNNGTISGLGSGISSESVFTSVTLLGSVLYAGGNVTGTVDGSSVGGLIAYDIESKSFSKQQPASLSGGNHTVSVVTVRPDTTDVYAGGSFQKAGALDCPGVCTYDTNTAQWSRPGTTLAGRVSSFLWYSKTQLIAGGDLRTNGTDTRFLALYDADKQSWTDFAGATQIPGPVNAITAGSNDNSQIWVSGNSPNGSAFIMKYDGKQWQSPDVPPPQGSTIQSLQVFTVTKAHASSNLLDDQQVLMLTGSMPFANVGMASAVIYNGTDYLPFALTSTDTGAGSIAKIFSQKDNFFTPSKKHLALVFVVLIGLAIALALILILVASGIILDRIRKKREGYTPAPTSMYDRGSGIQRVPPRELLEQLERSRPGEAPQV comes from the exons ATGGCTCGTGCCAGACCAGAGGTCGCGTTAACATTACCGGCCTCATGTCGACTGGCACTATTCAGTCAGACTTCACTACTTCAATCTTCCAAACCAACGACTTTGATAAATATGATCAAATTTATTTCGGCTACATTGAAAAGACGTCGGATACATTCAAGCCAAAAGTCACACTTACCCCCCCTTGACGGACAGGATCTGAGCGAAATGACCTTTGTAGCTCAAAAGGTTGGGTTCACCCTTCTTAACTCGACTGGGAACCTCAACGGTCTCTTTGATTTCGACCCGAGCAAGACGAAGATTAGTGCGGACAGCTTGGACGATTCGCCGGTCAACCAACTTGGCGCAAGCTTCGATCAGAATACTGGCGTCAACTCCCTAGCAACATCGGGAAATGTGACCTTTATCGGCGGTAACTTCACTTCGGATGCGCACCAGAACTTTGTCGCCATCGATACCAGCGGCAAAATTATGGACATCAATGGAGGTCTCAATGGCCAAGTGCTGGACATGTATCTTCAAGACACGCAATTATTTGTGGGAGGAGACTTTACAAACTTGCGAACCAAGGGGAGGAGCGGTCTGAACCACGTCGCTGTGTATGACACCAAGAGTCAGGCTTGGAACCCACTGGGCGCAGGTGTGAACGGCAGGGTCGAGCAGGTTGTGGCATTCCAAGTCAATATTAGCACCGTTACCGAAAATGCCATCGCCTTGACGGGCTCCTTCACTGAGTGTGGGGCTTTTGGCAACTTCGAGGCGGTGTCTGTTGACGGCTTTGCGGTTTGGATGCTATCGGAAGGGAACTGGCTACAGAATCTACAAGGTGAAAATCCCGACTTTGGTGGCATGCTCACTGCTTCTCAACTTAATCTCACCAGTGGCAGCTCCCTGTTTGCAGGCTCCATGGAGTCTTCACAACTGGGAGCAAATGGCGCCGTCACTTTGTCTGATAAAGGTATTGGCCACTTTCCAGTCGACATTCAGCCCAGAGTGCAATCGTCAAGCAACAAGCGACGACGTGACCTCTCTCCCGAGCCCACGTCAGGCGTTCTCACAGGCACGTTTTATACCggaaacagcagcaatatcaCAGTCCTTGCGGGCCACTTCTCAGCCCAATCTCCCAACGGCACTACCATTAATAACCTAGTACTCGTCGATGGGTCAAACAATGGCACCATTAGTGGGCTCGGATCCGGAATATCCTCCGAGTCGGTATTCACCTCCGTTACTCTTCTTGGGAGCGTCCTTTACGCTGGCGGTAACGTCACTGGCACTGTTGATGGCAGCAGTGTTGGTGGACTTATCGCTTACGATATTGAATCCAAGTCCTTCTCCAAGCAGCAACCTGCGTCTCTATCGGGCGGAAACCACACAGTCTCCGTCGTCACCGTTCGACCGGATACTACAGACGTCTATGCAGGCGGTTCGTTCCAGAAAGCGGGCGCGTTGGACTGCCCCGGTGTTTGTACGTATGATACCAACACTGCTCAGTGGTCCAGGCCCGGCACCACTTTGGCTGGGCGAGTTAGCAGCTTCCTGTGGTACAGCAAGACTCAATTGATTGCTGGCGGTGATCTCCGTACCAACGGTACCGACACAAGATTCCTTGCCCTTTACGACGCCGATAAACAGAGTTGGACGGACTTTGCAGGTGCCACTCAGATCCCCGGCCCTGTAAATGCCATTACAGCCGGCTCAAATGACAATAGTCAAATTTGGGTCTCGGGCAACTCGCCGAATGGATCTGCCTTTATCATGAAATACGACGGTAAACAATGGCAGAGCCCTGATGTGCCACCTCCTCAGGGCAGCACTATCCAGAGTCTGCAGGTCTTTACAGTCACCAAAGCTCATGCCTCGTCCAATCTTCTTGACGATCAGCAAGTATTGATGCTCACTGGTTCTATGCCTTTTGCCAATGTTGGAATGGCTTCGGCAGTCATTTACAACGGTACCGATTACCTCCCTTTTGCTCTGACCAGCACCGATACTGGAGCTGGAAGTATTGCGAAGATATTTTCGCAAAAGGATAACTTCTTTACACCTAGCA AAAAACACCTGGCACTTGTTTTCGTCGTTCTGATCGGCCTTGCCATTGCACTGGCACTCATTCTTATCCTAGTCGCTTCAGGAATAATCCTTGATCGGATACGCAAGAAGCGCGAAGGATATACGCCAGCACCAACCTCCATGTACGATCGTGGAAGCGGCATTCAACGGGTCCCTCCGCGTGAACTGCTGGAGCAACTCGAGAGGAGTCGACCTGGCGAGGCCCCGCAGGTATGA
- a CDS encoding uncharacterized protein (BUSCO:EOG092D434J~TransMembrane:1 (o44-63i)), which translates to MVWPFGASAPKKGTDHEDQPKKRPVSWADSLRSSEVGPLEAAKAWAPMVGFSLVGLAALQLYANYLRRIPGAAYVRPNFFRNRSLYGKVTSVGDGDNFHLFHTPGGKAVGWGWLRKVPEARKELKGRTIPIRIAAVDAPEGAHFGKPAQPYSDEALQWLRSYILRRNVRAYIYKTDQYERIVATVYVRRFLFRRNVGLEMIKSGLATVYEAKSGGEFGGLKERYERAEAKAKKKRKGMWAGDPKAYESPREYKTKWASQQGKE; encoded by the exons ATGGTATGGCCATTTGGAGCCTCGGCACCCAAAAAAGGCACGGATCATGAGGATCAGCCCAAGAAGAGGCCTGTTTCCTGGGCAGATTCTTTGAGGAGCAGCGAGGTCGGGCCTCtggaagccgccaaagcatGGGCACCCATGGTTGGATTTTCTCTAGTAGGCCTCGCCGCGCTGCAGCTATATGCGAATTACCTTCGTCGAATTCCAGGAGCAGCCTATGTACGGCCAAACTTCTTTCGCAATCGGAGCCTGTACGGCAAAGTGACGAgtgttggcgatggcgacaaCTTCCATCTGTTCCACACGCCTGGCGGGAAAGCTGTGGGCTGGGGATGGCTTAGAAAGGTCCCCGAGGCAAGAAAAGAGCTCAAGGGACGGACT ATCCCGATCCGCATCGCCGCGGTTGATGCGCCAGAGGGAGCGCACTTTGGAAAGCCAGCACAACCCTACTCAGACGAGGCCCTGCAGTGGCTCCGAAGCTACATCTTGCGCCGAAATGTGCGCGCATACATCTACAAGACAGACCAATACGAGCGGATCGTGGCTACTGTCTACGTCCGCAGGTTTCTCTTCCGCAGGAATGTCGGACTCGAGATGATTAAGAGTGGGCTGGCCACCGTATACGAAGCCAAGAGCGGCGGCGAGTTTGGAGGCCTGAAAGAACGATATGAGAGggcagaggccaaggcaaagaaaaaacgCAAGGGAATGTGGGCGGGGGATCCAAAGGCCTATGAGAGTCCGAGGGAGTACAAGACAAAGTGGGCGTCGCAGCAAGGCAAAGAGTAA
- a CDS encoding uncharacterized protein (BUSCO:EOG092D2Y6K) produces the protein MLLLDYQNALIQSVLTERFSGAPPVHIDQTVSDFDGVTFHISTPEVKTKILLSLQIRCFKDLAKYGAEQVLQREYGQYVVPAEVGYDFSVLIDLENLPESKEERDALAMQFALLKRHAMAAPFEQAYEEHYKLKEEASKFSSEEAPKGLMEGGEVKAIHYREEEAIYVKASHDRVTVIFSTIFREETDRVYGKVFIQEFVDARRRAIQNAPQVLFRNDPPLELQSVPGVRDTGTGEIGYVTFVLFPRHLTPQRMAAVISHIQTFRDNFHYHIKASKAYIHSRMRKRTADFLQVLRRARPDNEERERKTASGRTFKVQSS, from the exons ATGCTTCTCCTCGACTATCAGAACGCTCTCATCCAGTCGGTGCTCACCGAGAGATTCTCAGG TGCCCCGCCCGTCCATATCGACCAGACCGTATCGGACTTCGATGGCGTTACGTTCCATATCTCAACTCCTGAAGTAAAGACGAAGATTCTACTGTCTCTCCAGATTCGATGCTTCAAGGACTTGGCCAAATATGGCGCTGAGCAGGTCCTCCAGCGGGAATACGGACAATACGTCGTTCCAGCTGAAGTTGGATACGACTTCTCGGTGCTGATCGACCTCGAGAACCTACCAGAGTCCAAGG AGGAACGCGACGCGTTGGCGATGCAATTCGCTCTACTAAAGCGccatgccatggctgccccGTTCGAGCAAGCATACGAAGAGCACTACAAGCTGAAAGAGGAGGCATCCAAATTTAGCTCAGAAGAGGCGCCCAAGGGTCTCAtggagggaggagaggtcAAAGCCATCCACTACcgagaggaggaggccaTTTATGTAAAGGCCAGCCACGATCGTGTCACCGTCATCTTCAGCACCATCTTCCGAGAAGAAACCGATAGAGTGTACGGAAAGGTCTTTATTCAGGAGTTTGTCGATGCCCGACGACGAGCTATCCAGAATGCACCCCAGGTGCTGTTCAGAAACGACCCCCCACTGGAGCTGCAGAGCGTTCCTGGAGTACGAGACACCGGCACCGGAGAAATCGGATACGTTACTTTTG TTCTCTTCCCAAGGCACCTGACTCCCCAGCGAATGGCTGCCGTAATCTCCCACATTCAGACATTCCGAGACAACTTCCACTACCACATCAAAGCTTCCAAGGCATACATCCACTCTCGAATGAGGAAGCGCACCGCAGATTTCCTGCAAG TGCTGCGTCGTGCGCGTCCCGACAACGAGGAACGAGAGAGGAAGACGGCTAGCGGCAGGACATTTAAGGTACaaagcagctga
- a CDS encoding uncharacterized protein (TransMembrane:2 (o817-834i846-865o)~BUSCO:EOG092D0CKP) gives MVKSYLKYEHAKSFGSILSGSSNLIWTSKDRTGTGAGQAITAANEEVLCWDIKKGELISRWKDERCSYTATAIAQSGVDKDMFAVGYEDGSIRIWDSKIATVLVNFNGHKSAITHLVFDKSGVRLASGSKDTDIIVWDLVAEVGLYKLRGHKDQITGIRFLEPEAKLQDEDGNSAMVLDNAELSDGFLLSTGKDSLLKLWDLSSKHCIETHISQTNGECWALGVSPDLSGCITAGNDGELKVWSLDADGLSSSAQRVEVVASAQFLQNRGTLFRQNKDRATEVIFHPQKDYFAVHGSDKSVDVWRIRSESEVRKGLARKRRRRREKQKDAKPHDEDMENGDDNLDDVSKADISDVFVQYVILRTGGKVRSIDWALPAGQKQIYLVVGTTNNQLEYYSINPKEKSDKKQKDDIPDYTKALSVEIPGHRADIRALSLSSDDKMLASASNGLLKVWNVKTQTCIRTFECGYALCCSFLPGDKVIVVGTKNGELQLFDVASASLLDSVEAHEGAIWALQVHPDGRSVVSGSADKSAKFWDFKIVQEQVLGTKRTTPKLKLVQSRALKVSDDILSLRFSPDSKLLAVSLLDSTVKVFFVDSLKLYLNLYGHKLPVLSMDISYDSKLIVTSSADKNIRIWGLDFGDCHKALFGHQDSILQVAFVPHNSDGNGHHFFSTGKDRTIRYWDGDKFEQIQRLDGHHGEVWSIAMSHSGNFLVTASHDKSIRVWDETDEQIFLEEEREKEMEELYESTLTASLEKDQEGGDDNGEIGAAGKQTTETLMAGERIAEALEMGMADLNLLKEYEEAKLTNPHAMPPQRNPVFIALGNITAEAYVMSVLQRIKASALHDALLVLPFASVPILFTFINIFATRSMNIPLTCRILFFMLKTHHKQIVASRTMKVMMDSIRANLRATLKKQKDEMGVNIAALKVVGMQIRDKSVKEYVDETWEEESREKNAKKRAFVHVA, from the exons ATGGTCAAATCATACCT TAAATACGAGCACGCCAAATCTTTTGGCAGTATTCTCTCCGGCTCATCGAATCTCATCTGGACATCCAAGGATCGAACGGGGACTGGCGCAGGCCAGGCCATTACAGCGGCGAACGAGGAGGTTTTATGCTgggatataaaaaaaggcGAATTAATCAGCCGATGGAAAGATGAAAGGTGCTCTTATACCGCCACTGCCATCGCGCAGAGCGGCGTGGACAAGGACATGTTTGCCGTGGGATACGAAGATGGAAGCATTCGTATCTGGGACAGCAAAATCGCCACCGTTCTAGTCAATTTCAATGGCCACAAGTCAGCAATCACACATCTTGTTTTTGACAAGTCTGGAGTGCGACTTGCAAGTGGTTCAAAGGACACTGACATCATTGTTTGGGATCTGGTTGCAGAAGTCGGCCTGTACAAGCTTCGAGGACACAAAGATCAGATCACGGGGATAAGATTCTTGGAGCCCGAGGCCAAGCTGCAGGATGAAGACGGAAACAGCGCCATGGTACTCGACAATGCAGAGCTATCAGACGGGTTCCTTTTGTCTACCGGAAAGGACTCTCTCTTGAAGCTCTGGGATCTGTCTTCGAAGCACTGCATAGAGACGCATATTTCACAGACAAACGGCGAATGCTGGGCACTCGGCGTTTCTCCGGATTTGAGCGGCTGCATAACTGCAGGCAACGACGGAGAGCTGAAGGTGTGGTCCCTGGACGCGGATGGATTAAGCTCATCTGCTCAGCGAGTAGAAGTTGTCGCCTCTGCACAATTTTTGCAAAACCGAGGAACCCTTTTTCGACAAAACAAGGATCGAGCAACCGAGGTCATCTTCCATCCTCAAAAAGACTATTTTGCCGTCCACGGCTCCGACAAGAGTGTCGATGTATGGCGCATCAGATCAGAATCTGAAGTTCGAAAAGGCCTGGCTCGAAAGAGACGGCGAAGACGTGAGAAGCAGAAGGATGCCAAGCCTCATGATGAAGACATGGAAAATGGAGACGATAACCTCGATGATGTATCAAAAGCCGATATCAGCGATGTCTTTGTTCAATATGTCATCCTGAGAACTGGCGGCAAAGTCCGTTCGATTGATTGGGCTCTGCCTGCAGGACAAAAGCAAATCTACCTTGTAGTTGGAACCACTAACAACCAGCTGGAGTACTACAGTATAAATcccaaggagaagagtgataagaagcaaaaagacgaCATTCCAGATTACACCAAGGCACTTTCAGTCGAGATTCCAGGACACAGAGCTGACATCCGTGCTCTCTCACTGAGCTCAGACGACAAGATGTTGGCGTCAGCATCCAATGGCTTGTTAAAGGTTTGGAATGTCAAGACTCAGACTTGCATCCGAACATTTGAGTGTGGGTATGCGCTCTGCTGTTCCTTCCTCCCTGGAGACAAGGTTATCGTTGTGGGAACAAAGAATGGCGAACTGCAATTATTCGATGTTGCCTCTGCATCCCTCCTGGACAGCGTTGAGGCACATGAGGGAGCTATCTGGGCGCTGCAAGTTCACCCTGATGGCAGGTCGGTTGTTTCCGGAAGTGCTGATAAAAGCGCCAAATTTTGGGACTTCAAGATCGTCCAGGAGCAGGTTCTGGGAACCAAGAGGACAACacccaagctcaagctcgtTCAGTCCAGAGCGCTCAAGGTCTCAGATGACATTCTCAGTCTCCGGTTTTCGCCCGATTCCAAATTGCTGGCAGTATCACTCCTGGACAGCACAGTGAAAGTGTTTTTCGTCGACTCCCTCAAGTTATATCTCAATCTTTACGGACACAAGTTACCTGTGCTAAGCATGGATATCTCCTACGATAGCAAGCTTATTGTTACAAGCTCGGCAGATAAGAATATTCGAATATGGGgtctcgactttggcgactGCCACAAGGCTTTGTTTGGACACCAGGACAGTATTCTGCAGGTCGCATTTGTCCCTCATAACTCGGACGGCAACGGTCATCATTTCTTCAGTACCGGCAAAGACCGAACCATTCGATACTGGGATGGAGACAAATTCGAACAGATTCAGAGACTGGATGGCCACCATGGCGAAGTGTGGTCAATAGCCATGAGCCATAGCGGCAATTTCCTTGTTACTGCTAGTCATGACAAGAGCATCCGCGTATGGGATGAGACGGATGAGCAAATTTTCCTCGAGGAAGAacgagaaaaggaaatggaagagcTGTACGAGAGCACCCTGACGGCTTCTCTGGAGAAAGACCAGGAGGGAGGCGACGACAACGGCGAAATTGGCGCCGCAGGAAAGCAGACTACAGAGACCTTGATGGCTGGTGAGAGGATAGCAGAAGCTCTGGAGATGGGCATGGCCGATTTGAACCTATTAAAGGAGTATGAGGAGGCTAAGCTTACGAATCCTCACGCCATGCCTCCGCAGAGGAATCCCGTCTTCATTGCTCTTGGAAACATTACCGCCGAGGCATACGTCATGTCTGTTCTCCAGCGCATCAAAGCCTCTGCTTTGCACGATGCTCTGCTGGTACTTCCGTTTGCCTCTGTCCCCATCCTCTTCACATTCATCAATATTTTCGCCACGCGGTCGATGAACATTCCTCTCACATGCCGAATCCTGTTCTTCATGCTGAAGACGCACCACAAGCAGATTGTTGCCAGCCGCACGATGAAGGTTATGATGGACAGCATCCGGGCTAACCTGCGAGCCAcattgaagaaacagaaggACGAGATGGGAGTCAACATTGCTGCGTTGAAGGTGGTGGGCATGCAGATCCGGGATAAGAGCGTCAAGGAGTACGTGGACGAGACgtgggaggaagagagcCGGGAGAAGAACGCCAAGAAGCGAGCCTTTGTACATGTCGCATAA